A genomic stretch from Chitinophagaceae bacterium includes:
- a CDS encoding nucleotidyltransferase family protein, with amino-acid sequence MSATKNIVGLIPAAGKGSRLAPFPCPKELFPVGYQNYMVNGSMQRRPKVISQYLIEHIIEAGAKKVLIIVSEGKGDIMKYYGDGSGFAADIAYLYQEELNGMPNALNLAHNWIGDSTVMFGMPDTIIEPDTVFQSMLTSHEQDAADVTLGLFPTSYPSKFGMVEMDDKNNVLYTIDKPQKSDLQYMWGCAIWSPAFTKLLAEFVSSRNGNTKENVLGDVFNLAIERKMKVKGFAAADGKYIDIGTSDELDIALKKFHL; translated from the coding sequence ATGTCTGCAACAAAAAATATTGTTGGTTTAATACCGGCAGCCGGTAAAGGTTCAAGACTGGCACCCTTTCCCTGCCCGAAAGAATTATTTCCCGTAGGCTACCAGAATTATATGGTGAACGGAAGCATGCAACGGCGGCCCAAAGTCATCAGCCAGTACCTCATTGAACATATCATTGAAGCCGGGGCAAAAAAAGTACTGATTATTGTAAGTGAAGGCAAGGGCGATATTATGAAATATTACGGCGATGGATCAGGCTTTGCAGCCGATATTGCTTACCTGTACCAGGAAGAATTAAACGGTATGCCCAATGCTTTGAATCTTGCACATAACTGGATCGGCGACAGTACCGTGATGTTTGGTATGCCCGATACCATCATTGAACCCGATACTGTTTTTCAATCAATGCTTACTTCACATGAACAGGATGCAGCAGATGTAACACTTGGTTTGTTTCCCACCAGTTATCCTTCCAAGTTTGGAATGGTGGAGATGGATGATAAGAACAATGTGCTGTACACGATTGATAAGCCCCAAAAAAGTGATCTGCAGTATATGTGGGGTTGTGCCATCTGGTCGCCTGCTTTCACCAAACTTCTTGCTGAATTTGTAAGCAGCCGCAATGGTAATACAAAAGAGAATGTACTTGGCGATGTATTTAACCTGGCCATTGAACGGAAGATGAAGGTAAAAGGTTTTGCAGCTGCTGATGGTAAGTACATTGATATCGGGACTTCCGATGAATTAGACATTGCATTGAAAAAATTTCATTTATAA
- a CDS encoding glycosyltransferase family 2 protein: protein MHIVSIITPSFNRADIIHETAESIFNQTYPHWEWVIVDDGSTDNSWELLQQYAARDNRVKVFQRNRDPKGACPCRNIAVDYCSGAYVMFLDTDDVIEPFCIENRIHSMLSNPELDFGIFPSLMFSKKTYDLNLWWNIDKPVTELVRQFHQDAICQGTGILIKKSSFLKVGRWDEYLYLWQDIDLFFRLYIQSYRYKNFSTCHPICTTG from the coding sequence GTGCATATAGTTTCTATTATTACTCCGTCTTTTAACCGTGCAGATATTATTCATGAAACGGCGGAAAGTATTTTTAATCAAACCTATCCGCACTGGGAATGGGTTATTGTGGATGATGGAAGTACTGATAACAGCTGGGAACTCTTACAGCAATATGCAGCAAGGGATAACCGTGTAAAAGTATTTCAGCGCAACAGGGATCCCAAGGGTGCATGCCCTTGCCGAAATATTGCAGTTGATTATTGCAGCGGAGCGTATGTTATGTTTTTAGATACGGATGATGTGATTGAACCGTTTTGTATTGAAAACAGGATTCATTCAATGCTCAGTAACCCAGAACTCGACTTCGGCATTTTTCCTTCACTGATGTTCAGTAAAAAAACCTATGATCTCAACCTGTGGTGGAATATTGATAAGCCGGTTACAGAACTGGTACGCCAGTTTCACCAGGATGCTATTTGCCAGGGCACGGGCATCTTAATTAAAAAATCATCTTTTCTTAAAGTAGGGCGATGGGATGAGTACTTATATTTATGGCAGGATATTGATTTATTTTTCAGGTTATATATACAGAGTTATCGCTATAAAAATTTTTCAACCTGCCACCCGATCTGCACAACAGGGTGA
- a CDS encoding BNR-4 repeat-containing protein, with protein MHSKLNSYSALSRCFSITALIILLSCGCNVRHYEESGDYVLEKGGDLLWYNQPSGFFYEGKEKRTYLTWMDDERNVEVCYYDENKQQLSEVKKIKEWSYLDDHGQPVLQVMQNGKYKGHILVFLNLHNSPLSFIRSQEAENIEAFSEEKIIDSGAVTYPSIVEDKAGRLMVFYKKNVFEQGEIRTRALFYRSSDDGGDTWSSEKELLNFGKNTWIYSIAPAIKNDTIHVAFSIKDSLSTKVKDVFYVRSSDWGNSWETEKAQQLLLPIGHLPGKIYETPANSETRVWDLKTDLYGRPVIAFYKYNTENGVAYTAVYRGDVWNITRVSESENVYYPAGIAIDEKNPATVYTAENNGGGVTIAERLYDTSKKGYEFVKYISLNKTRDQVRPQLVKNYSNLKLLWVDVLEYKHYQNFKTNIKAYFINKPKSN; from the coding sequence ATGCATTCAAAACTTAATTCCTATTCAGCTTTAAGCAGATGTTTTTCAATAACAGCTTTAATCATTTTATTAAGTTGTGGTTGTAATGTTCGGCATTACGAAGAGTCGGGTGACTATGTGCTGGAGAAAGGAGGTGATCTGCTCTGGTACAACCAGCCAAGCGGTTTTTTTTATGAAGGAAAGGAGAAAAGAACCTACTTAACATGGATGGACGATGAACGAAATGTAGAAGTTTGTTATTATGATGAAAATAAACAACAGCTTTCTGAGGTTAAAAAAATTAAGGAGTGGTCCTATCTTGATGATCATGGGCAGCCGGTTCTTCAGGTAATGCAAAACGGAAAATACAAAGGACATATTTTGGTGTTTCTTAATCTTCATAATTCTCCTTTATCTTTTATCAGATCTCAGGAAGCGGAAAATATCGAGGCATTCTCTGAAGAAAAAATTATTGATTCAGGAGCTGTTACTTATCCATCAATAGTCGAAGATAAAGCCGGAAGACTGATGGTTTTCTATAAGAAAAATGTATTTGAGCAAGGCGAAATCAGAACAAGAGCCCTTTTTTACAGGAGTTCAGATGACGGAGGAGATACATGGTCTTCAGAAAAAGAATTACTGAACTTCGGTAAAAACACTTGGATATACTCAATAGCACCAGCTATTAAAAATGATACAATTCATGTTGCATTCAGTATAAAAGATTCATTGAGTACAAAAGTTAAGGATGTGTTTTATGTAAGGAGCAGTGATTGGGGCAACTCCTGGGAAACTGAGAAAGCACAGCAGCTTTTATTACCGATTGGTCATTTGCCAGGTAAAATTTACGAAACACCTGCAAACAGTGAAACAAGGGTTTGGGATTTAAAAACTGACTTGTATGGCCGGCCCGTTATTGCTTTTTATAAATATAATACTGAAAACGGCGTTGCATATACTGCAGTGTATCGTGGAGACGTATGGAATATAACCCGGGTAAGTGAAAGTGAAAATGTTTATTACCCTGCAGGTATTGCTATTGATGAGAAAAACCCGGCAACAGTATACACTGCGGAAAATAACGGGGGAGGGGTAACCATTGCTGAAAGATTATACGACACATCAAAAAAAGGATATGAATTTGTCAAATACATTTCTTTAAATAAAACAAGAGATCAGGTAAGACCTCAGCTTGTTAAAAACTACAGCAATTTAAAATTATTATGGGTTGATGTGCTGGAGTATAAACATTATCAGAATTTCAAGACTAATATAAAGGCTTACTTTATTAATAAGCCAAAAAGTAATTAA
- a CDS encoding acyltransferase, translated as MLYHSILAIPYFHFVKNTRHSPVYCSLRMWFMQKVLGFNKKVYWPVHFTSKINQYKHIIIGVEANPGYEPGCYIQGIGKVYIGDYTRIAQNVGIISSNHNLYDSSKHDLTSEVRIGNYCWLGMNSVILPNVTLGDFTIVGAGSVVTKSFPEGYCVIGGNPAKVIKYLEKEKCIPYKSEPEYIGYIPKEKFEEYRKNNLWV; from the coding sequence ATGCTGTATCACTCCATTCTTGCCATACCCTATTTTCATTTTGTAAAAAATACAAGGCATTCGCCCGTGTACTGTTCTTTGCGCATGTGGTTTATGCAGAAGGTACTGGGGTTTAATAAAAAAGTTTACTGGCCTGTACATTTTACAAGTAAGATCAACCAGTATAAACATATCATTATCGGAGTTGAAGCAAATCCCGGATATGAACCCGGTTGTTATATCCAGGGAATAGGAAAAGTGTATATCGGCGATTATACACGGATTGCACAAAACGTTGGCATCATCAGTTCCAATCATAATTTGTACGACAGCAGCAAGCACGACTTAACATCTGAAGTAAGAATTGGAAATTATTGCTGGCTTGGTATGAACAGTGTGATTTTGCCAAACGTGACACTGGGAGATTTTACAATTGTTGGCGCAGGATCAGTTGTAACAAAGTCTTTCCCGGAAGGTTATTGCGTTATTGGCGGCAACCCGGCCAAAGTGATCAAATACTTAGAAAAAGAAAAGTGCATACCCTATAAAAGTGAGCCGGAATATATTGGCTATATCCCCAAAGAAAAATTTGAAGAATACAGAAAAAATAATCTCTGGGTGTAA
- a CDS encoding ATP-binding cassette domain-containing protein, giving the protein MSQTVIEIRNLSKMYRLGEVGTGTLSHDLNRWWHKVRGKEDPFLKLGQENKRDTAGGEYVWALKDVNFDVKQGEVLGIIGKNGAGKSTLLKLLSRVTAPTTGTFKAKGRIASLLEVGTGFHPELTGRENIFLNGAILGMSKEEIKRKFDEIVDFAGVERYIDTPVKRYSSGMYVRLAFGVSAHLESEILIVDEVLAVGDAEFQNKCLGKMKDVSNSEGRTVLFVSHNMGAVRNLCTHAILMEHGTLKKDGHTADIIDSYLSGGNEADRIMEWEENEQPSTSEITVHSIKVYDNKHRLDTLLTTTDDLHVEIEYDIKEEIKDLRVALNLLTSDGTNIFSSSDYGFQEDSRLRVPGRYKSICHIPGSLLNAGVYVATVDFDIPITRSIIMSLPVSFTISELIYNQLGNTYASKPGGVVHPFLKWEVKTEAS; this is encoded by the coding sequence ATGTCACAAACCGTAATCGAAATAAGAAACCTTTCCAAAATGTACCGCCTTGGTGAAGTGGGCACAGGTACGCTTAGTCATGATCTCAACCGCTGGTGGCATAAGGTAAGAGGCAAAGAAGACCCTTTTTTAAAATTAGGACAGGAAAACAAACGGGACACAGCAGGTGGTGAATATGTGTGGGCATTGAAAGATGTGAACTTTGATGTAAAGCAGGGTGAAGTACTCGGCATTATTGGAAAGAATGGTGCAGGTAAGTCAACTCTGCTGAAACTATTATCAAGAGTTACTGCACCAACAACTGGAACGTTTAAAGCAAAAGGCCGCATTGCTTCTTTGCTGGAAGTGGGCACAGGCTTTCATCCTGAACTTACCGGAAGAGAAAATATTTTTCTAAACGGCGCAATCCTGGGCATGTCGAAAGAAGAGATCAAACGAAAGTTTGATGAGATTGTTGATTTTGCCGGTGTGGAACGGTATATTGATACACCGGTTAAACGTTACAGCAGCGGTATGTATGTGCGGCTTGCTTTTGGTGTATCGGCACATCTTGAAAGTGAAATTTTAATTGTGGATGAAGTACTGGCTGTAGGTGATGCTGAATTCCAGAACAAGTGCCTGGGTAAAATGAAAGATGTATCCAACTCTGAAGGAAGAACCGTTTTGTTTGTAAGTCATAACATGGGAGCTGTACGTAATCTCTGTACACATGCAATATTAATGGAACATGGCACTTTAAAGAAAGACGGACATACGGCTGATATTATTGACAGTTATTTATCAGGTGGCAATGAAGCCGACAGGATAATGGAGTGGGAAGAAAACGAACAGCCTTCCACCAGTGAAATAACCGTGCACTCTATTAAGGTGTATGATAACAAACACCGGCTGGATACACTGCTTACCACCACCGACGATCTGCATGTAGAAATTGAATACGATATCAAAGAAGAGATTAAAGATCTCCGTGTAGCCCTTAACCTGCTAACCTCTGATGGTACCAATATATTTTCCAGCAGCGATTATGGTTTCCAGGAAGATTCAAGACTGCGTGTGCCCGGCAGGTACAAAAGCATCTGCCATATACCCGGCAGCCTGCTTAATGCAGGTGTGTATGTTGCAACGGTTGACTTTGATATCCCGATTACACGATCCATCATCATGAGCCTGCCCGTTTCATTCACCATTTCCGAACTGATCTATAACCAGCTGGGAAATACCTATGCCAGTAAGCCGGGAGGCGTTGTTCATCCATTTTTAAAATGGGAAGTGAAAACTGAAGCAAGTTAA